From Halotia branconii CENA392, the proteins below share one genomic window:
- a CDS encoding alpha/beta hydrolase family protein, translating into MKGAFLMPTMPLNITRRAKRLCEQRWLLDAIISLLGPDWDQGRLGYMSSACGHDSQGDFIGLRQRIKTYNDMTREFMLAARRRELRAEAELKQGHDSTARENFFTASILYGGAQWSIEANTPLNLDLNQKKTDCYAKFIQLAGRHIEQIDVPFEDRSVPAILSLPPTYKQGDHVPCVAIVSGMDGWKELSVAMDGDKWLQRGFAVLAIDGPGQGEALIREVWYDPDTYGKLGSSAFDLAAARPEIDPSRIVVHGLSFGSYWATTLAAAEPRFLACGVAMTCFEAGGFSQFETASPTFKLRFMYMTGATDEAELDRIAQKLDVFKLAPQIKCPFLVAAGEDDQLSDAHYTFDFLNSLTGAKSLIFYEGEDHGIHASRAGQLGPEAYTMVADWLSDRVRGIEAQSMYTEVDATGMVHVEPWGNQREYTYGITQTRKKLIFGS; encoded by the coding sequence ATGAAAGGAGCTTTCCTCATGCCTACAATGCCTCTCAATATTACCCGCCGCGCGAAACGGCTCTGTGAACAACGCTGGCTATTAGATGCAATCATCAGCTTGTTGGGACCCGATTGGGATCAGGGTCGTCTGGGCTATATGTCCAGTGCTTGCGGACACGATTCGCAGGGTGACTTCATCGGACTGCGCCAGCGAATCAAGACTTACAACGACATGACACGTGAGTTCATGCTCGCAGCGCGACGCCGCGAGCTGCGCGCCGAAGCCGAACTAAAGCAGGGACATGATTCTACAGCCCGTGAGAACTTTTTTACAGCTAGCATTCTCTATGGCGGAGCGCAGTGGTCGATCGAGGCAAACACACCTCTGAATCTCGATCTGAATCAAAAGAAGACGGATTGCTATGCCAAGTTCATCCAGCTTGCGGGTCGGCACATTGAGCAGATCGACGTGCCGTTTGAGGATCGATCGGTGCCAGCAATACTCTCCCTGCCACCAACATACAAGCAGGGCGATCACGTTCCCTGTGTTGCGATCGTCTCCGGTATGGACGGCTGGAAAGAGCTGTCGGTGGCGATGGATGGGGACAAGTGGTTGCAGCGAGGCTTTGCGGTTCTGGCGATCGATGGTCCGGGGCAGGGCGAGGCGCTGATTCGGGAAGTCTGGTACGACCCGGACACCTACGGCAAATTGGGTTCATCGGCGTTCGACTTGGCGGCTGCTCGTCCAGAGATCGATCCCAGTCGGATCGTTGTGCATGGTCTTAGCTTCGGCTCCTACTGGGCGACCACGCTGGCGGCGGCTGAACCGCGTTTTCTCGCCTGCGGCGTCGCCATGACCTGCTTTGAAGCCGGCGGCTTCTCGCAGTTTGAAACGGCAAGCCCAACGTTCAAACTGCGGTTCATGTACATGACTGGCGCAACAGACGAAGCGGAACTTGACCGGATCGCTCAGAAACTCGACGTGTTCAAGCTGGCTCCGCAGATCAAGTGTCCATTCCTGGTCGCGGCGGGTGAGGACGACCAGTTGAGCGATGCCCACTATACCTTCGACTTTCTCAACAGCCTGACGGGTGCTAAATCTTTGATCTTCTATGAAGGCGAAGACCACGGTATACACGCCAGCCGTGCCGGACAGCTAGGACCGGAAGCGTACACGATGGTGGCGGACTGGTTGAGCGATCGCGTGCGAGGTATTGAGGCTCAGTCTATGTACACCGAGGTGGATGCAACTGGCATGGTTCACGTCGAACCGTGGGGAAACCAGCGTGAATATACCTATGGCATCACGCAGACTAGGAAGAAGCTGATCTTTGGCAGCTAG
- a CDS encoding antibiotic biosynthesis monooxygenase family protein encodes MPVALINPFVVPPDKEEEFLRAWNETTRVFSSAPGFIETHLHKNAGVGDGTFQYINIALWESADAWNATHGSYKPGEETIPGVEHHPGIFQEVIASKSIREVNWRIPL; translated from the coding sequence ATGCCAGTAGCTCTAATTAATCCCTTTGTCGTTCCCCCAGACAAAGAAGAAGAATTCTTGAGAGCTTGGAATGAGACTACGCGAGTCTTCTCTAGCGCACCCGGTTTTATTGAAACTCACTTGCACAAAAACGCAGGTGTCGGCGATGGAACCTTCCAATATATCAACATTGCACTTTGGGAAAGTGCAGATGCCTGGAATGCGACCCACGGCAGCTACAAACCAGGTGAAGAAACCATTCCTGGTGTCGAGCACCATCCTGGCATCTTTCAAGAAGTTATCGCTTCTAAGAGTATACGCGAAGTGAATTGGCGAATCCCTCTATAG
- a CDS encoding alpha/beta fold hydrolase yields the protein MLRKHLKFRLASVALTTTLLFSVILARADSHQPFLSIHPAIGQRQPTEAMFNRTFTHHTATVNGVRLHYVMGGKGKPLVLIHGWPETWYGWKTIMPALAERYTVIVPDMRGFGDSEKPASGYDGRTVGEDIYQLVRHLGYDRVFLVAHDMGAIPAFAYAANYPQAVCKLVILDMVLPGLGLEEFVKDNGVWHFKFHQSEVAETLVQGKEREYITYMHHHFMKNPAAITQAEIDVHVQKYTAPGAMQASFGHYRAIPETATQNRAFAANRKLPMPVLALGGEAAMGDLPLRSLKPVADDIRGGSIPGAGHYIQKEQPDRLVRQLLAFLAEQKA from the coding sequence ATGTTGAGAAAGCATTTAAAATTTCGCCTCGCTTCTGTTGCGTTAACAACGACACTATTATTTTCAGTGATTCTGGCACGGGCTGACTCTCACCAACCTTTTTTGTCCATTCACCCAGCGATCGGCCAGAGGCAGCCCACGGAAGCAATGTTTAATCGCACATTCACGCATCACACAGCAACAGTCAACGGCGTTCGTCTACACTATGTGATGGGCGGCAAAGGTAAACCCCTTGTGCTGATTCACGGTTGGCCAGAAACCTGGTACGGCTGGAAAACAATTATGCCTGCGCTGGCAGAGCGATATACCGTGATTGTTCCAGATATGCGCGGTTTTGGAGACTCGGAAAAACCAGCCAGTGGATATGATGGTCGAACTGTGGGTGAAGACATTTATCAGTTAGTTCGCCATTTAGGGTACGATCGCGTCTTTTTAGTGGCTCATGATATGGGTGCGATTCCAGCTTTTGCCTATGCTGCAAACTATCCTCAAGCAGTCTGCAAGCTTGTCATCCTTGATATGGTATTACCAGGTTTAGGACTAGAGGAATTTGTTAAAGACAACGGAGTTTGGCACTTCAAGTTTCACCAAAGTGAGGTTGCTGAAACGCTCGTTCAAGGCAAGGAGCGAGAATATATTACCTATATGCATCATCACTTCATGAAAAATCCTGCCGCTATTACTCAAGCAGAAATTGATGTTCACGTTCAGAAATACACTGCGCCTGGTGCGATGCAGGCATCCTTTGGTCACTATCGAGCGATTCCCGAAACGGCAACACAAAACCGAGCCTTTGCTGCTAACCGTAAGCTGCCAATGCCTGTCTTGGCATTGGGGGGAGAGGCAGCAATGGGTGACTTACCCTTGCGATCGCTTAAACCAGTTGCGGATGACATCCGCGGTGGGAGCATTCCAGGTGCTGGACATTATATTCAGAAAGAACAGCCCGATCGGCTAGTGCGTCAACTCTTGGCTTTCTTGGCTGAACAGAAAGCATGA
- a CDS encoding antibiotic biosynthesis monooxygenase family protein, translating into MAVTLINSFIVPENREAEFLKNWQKTAEVFSHTSGFIETHLHRNIGVGDGTFKFVNIARWESVEAWRSATENYSDEHSLSDIKAHPALYESIVNLQYQGEK; encoded by the coding sequence ATGGCTGTTACCTTAATTAATAGCTTTATCGTACCCGAAAATCGAGAAGCAGAATTCTTAAAAAATTGGCAAAAAACCGCAGAGGTGTTTTCCCACACATCTGGTTTTATCGAGACGCATCTGCACCGTAATATTGGAGTTGGCGATGGCACGTTTAAATTCGTCAATATTGCTCGCTGGGAGAGCGTCGAAGCTTGGAGATCCGCTACAGAAAATTATTCAGATGAGCATAGCTTGTCGGACATTAAAGCGCATCCAGCGCTCTACGAGTCTATAGTCAATCTTCAGTATCAAGGTGAAAAGTAA
- a CDS encoding SDR family NAD(P)-dependent oxidoreductase, whose translation MKKLAKKVAIVTGSSRGIGKEIAMKLAQEGARVVINYNRSPEKAEEVVNQIQQQGGEATAIQADISQVDQIQQLVEKAVEQYGQLDILVSNAGVEHFGKLEEIAPQDFERVFSVNVAGQLFVTQAAARHLSSGGHIVLTSSVSAKIPVFYHTLYAASKAAVSAMVLNLAPELGERGITINAIAPGGTATDMAEENAKFYTHPALRDLPPNTVLKTTASLQRLAQPKEIAAVVAFLVSDDASYITGSTLAADGGMF comes from the coding sequence ATGAAAAAGCTAGCAAAAAAAGTCGCCATTGTTACCGGATCGAGTCGGGGAATCGGCAAAGAGATTGCTATGAAGTTAGCTCAGGAAGGTGCTAGAGTGGTCATCAATTACAATCGTAGCCCTGAGAAGGCTGAGGAAGTTGTCAACCAAATCCAGCAGCAGGGCGGCGAAGCTACAGCAATCCAGGCAGATATAAGTCAGGTTGACCAAATTCAGCAGTTAGTCGAAAAAGCAGTTGAGCAATACGGTCAACTCGATATTCTGGTCAGTAATGCCGGAGTTGAGCATTTTGGAAAGCTAGAGGAGATCGCTCCCCAAGATTTCGAGCGGGTGTTCAGCGTGAATGTTGCCGGTCAATTGTTTGTCACCCAGGCTGCTGCTCGTCATCTCTCTTCTGGTGGACATATCGTGTTGACTTCTTCTGTCAGTGCTAAAATTCCTGTTTTTTATCATACTCTCTATGCTGCTAGCAAGGCTGCCGTTTCGGCAATGGTGCTTAATCTAGCTCCTGAATTGGGAGAGCGGGGAATTACCATCAATGCGATCGCACCTGGCGGTACGGCAACGGATATGGCGGAAGAGAATGCCAAGTTTTACACTCATCCAGCCCTTAGAGATTTACCACCTAATACTGTGCTTAAAACCACGGCATCACTGCAACGTTTGGCTCAGCCAAAAGAAATCGCCGCAGTAGTGGCATTTCTAGTCTCCGATGATGCTTCTTATATCACTGGCAGTACCCTGGCTGCTGACGGCGGAATGTTTTAA
- a CDS encoding aspartoacylase has product MPLIQRVMIVGGTHGNEFTGAYLIKKFEQHPHLVHRASFETITLLANPKAFLAVRRYIDKDLNRCFQQVELQDLTLSSYEDIRAKEINYFFGANGKTPVDAILDIHTTTANMGLTVITDEHPFNLRLAAYLQSINPLVNVYVLPQSEQEYSLPSICKFGCTIEVGAVAQGLLQADLFRQTEALIDTALNYLEQYNQAEILSFDSKLTFYQHHGTIDYPRNESGEIQAMIHPQLHFQDYKSLTPGAPMFLTFDGEAIAYEGASTVYPVFINEAAYYEKGIAMCITQRQQAIF; this is encoded by the coding sequence ATACCTTTAATTCAACGAGTTATGATTGTTGGGGGAACTCATGGAAACGAGTTTACTGGTGCTTATCTCATCAAAAAATTTGAACAGCATCCTCATCTAGTACATCGAGCCAGCTTTGAAACAATAACGTTGTTAGCAAACCCCAAAGCCTTTTTAGCAGTACGTAGATACATCGATAAAGACCTCAATCGTTGCTTCCAACAAGTCGAACTGCAAGATTTGACCCTTTCTAGTTATGAAGATATCCGAGCTAAGGAAATCAATTATTTCTTCGGTGCAAATGGCAAAACTCCTGTGGACGCAATTTTAGATATCCATACTACGACTGCAAATATGGGGTTAACCGTTATTACTGACGAGCATCCTTTCAATCTGCGACTGGCTGCTTATCTGCAAAGTATAAACCCCTTGGTAAACGTTTATGTCCTACCTCAGTCAGAGCAAGAATACTCTTTACCATCAATTTGTAAATTTGGCTGCACTATTGAGGTGGGAGCAGTAGCTCAAGGACTGTTGCAAGCAGATCTATTTAGGCAAACTGAAGCTTTGATTGACACTGCTTTGAATTACTTAGAGCAATATAATCAGGCAGAAATTTTATCCTTTGATAGCAAACTCACCTTTTATCAGCATCATGGAACGATTGACTATCCCAGAAATGAATCGGGTGAGATTCAAGCAATGATTCATCCACAACTTCATTTTCAAGACTATAAGTCACTTACTCCAGGCGCACCGATGTTTTTAACATTTGATGGGGAAGCCATTGCTTACGAAGGAGCATCAACAGTCTATCCAGTTTTTATTAACGAAGCGGCTTATTACGAAAAAGGCATTGCTATGTGCATAACTCAGCGGCAGCAGGCAATATTTTAA
- a CDS encoding NmrA family NAD(P)-binding protein — protein sequence MKQTILVAGGTGKVGEKIVKALIKRGANVRAIVRSGSASEKKEKLSALGAEVVTADMTDTAALESACQGVSCVISALSGLRDVMVESQSQLLDAAVAAGVPRFIPSDYSSDFTQLPEGENRNVDLHKEFQQYLDKSPIAATSIMNGAFCDLILGPGAPLFDVKNNSVRYWGDKADWKIDFSTTDDTADYTAAAALDSETPRILRIASFQITPKELAAVGEEIKKQPFKLIDMGSMEDLSASNKKARAANPEGETEILPAWQAMQYVHTMLYVQNKTLDNDRYPDVEWTSAKEALSKV from the coding sequence ATGAAACAAACAATCCTAGTAGCAGGCGGTACGGGCAAAGTCGGCGAGAAAATCGTTAAAGCCTTGATTAAAAGAGGGGCAAACGTTCGAGCGATTGTCCGTAGCGGCAGCGCATCAGAAAAGAAGGAAAAATTGTCCGCGCTCGGTGCGGAAGTCGTCACTGCGGATATGACGGACACAGCAGCGCTAGAATCTGCCTGCCAGGGAGTTTCTTGTGTCATCTCAGCGTTGTCAGGACTGCGTGATGTCATGGTTGAGTCCCAATCTCAACTTTTGGACGCAGCAGTTGCGGCAGGCGTTCCTCGCTTTATCCCTTCAGACTATTCATCCGACTTTACCCAACTGCCAGAAGGAGAAAATAGAAATGTCGATCTGCACAAAGAATTTCAGCAGTATCTAGACAAATCCCCGATCGCCGCCACTTCGATTATGAACGGTGCATTTTGCGATTTGATCCTAGGACCAGGTGCGCCGCTGTTTGACGTAAAGAACAACAGCGTCCGCTATTGGGGAGATAAGGCTGACTGGAAAATAGACTTTTCGACAACGGACGATACGGCAGACTATACAGCGGCTGCCGCACTCGACTCCGAGACACCCAGGATTTTGCGAATTGCTAGTTTTCAGATTACGCCGAAGGAGCTAGCAGCCGTTGGCGAAGAGATTAAAAAGCAGCCGTTTAAGCTTATTGATATGGGCAGTATGGAAGATCTTTCTGCTTCCAACAAAAAAGCGAGAGCAGCCAATCCAGAAGGTGAAACGGAAATTCTACCAGCTTGGCAAGCAATGCAATACGTGCATACCATGCTGTACGTTCAAAACAAAACGCTGGATAACGATCGCTATCCTGATGTTGAGTGGACAAGTGCCAAGGAAGCACTTTCAAAAGTTTAA
- a CDS encoding helix-turn-helix domain-containing protein has product MAKRKSLQMNAREMSNTLTSSDEGFSQKKVFLPMMQVVYCRLSACAETPKHFSTQHFMTVHLNHDPAVKELKLNGCLQRGSFGAGDICLTPAATPVSSIRIQEPSELVALYIEPTFFVQTSAEIVDTKGLELIPQFQLKDPLIHQMAIALKAQIESSEEIWNRLYLESMVTAICVHLLQRYSTQKTNADTRTAKLSSDGLSKAHLGTVLEYIHEYADQNLSLLEMAQQVQMSPYYFSRLFKQSTGLSPHQYLIAHRIQQTKRLLTTTKLSIAEIAAQAGFTDQSHLARHFKRQLGVTPSQFR; this is encoded by the coding sequence ATGGCTAAACGCAAATCCCTACAGATGAATGCTCGTGAAATGTCAAATACATTGACAAGTTCAGATGAGGGATTTTCTCAAAAGAAAGTGTTTTTGCCTATGATGCAGGTGGTGTATTGTCGGTTGTCTGCTTGTGCTGAAACGCCTAAGCACTTCTCTACACAGCATTTTATGACAGTTCATCTTAACCACGATCCTGCTGTCAAAGAGCTAAAGCTTAATGGTTGTCTTCAGCGTGGTAGCTTTGGTGCGGGTGATATCTGTCTTACACCAGCAGCAACACCAGTATCATCCATCAGGATACAAGAGCCTAGCGAACTGGTAGCTCTATATATTGAACCTACATTTTTTGTTCAGACCTCTGCTGAAATAGTAGACACTAAAGGACTCGAATTAATACCCCAGTTTCAGCTGAAAGATCCGCTGATTCATCAAATGGCGATCGCGCTAAAAGCACAGATTGAGTCTTCAGAAGAAATATGGAATCGTCTCTACTTAGAATCGATGGTGACAGCGATTTGCGTTCACTTGTTGCAGCGTTACTCAACTCAAAAAACAAACGCTGACACGCGCACCGCCAAGCTATCATCTGACGGTCTATCAAAGGCTCACCTGGGTACGGTGCTAGAGTACATTCACGAATACGCTGACCAAAATCTCAGCCTACTTGAAATGGCTCAGCAAGTTCAAATGAGTCCCTATTACTTTAGCCGCTTGTTCAAACAATCCACAGGGCTGAGTCCGCACCAGTATTTGATCGCTCACCGTATTCAACAAACCAAACGGCTGCTGACGACAACAAAGCTGTCGATTGCCGAGATTGCAGCGCAAGCTGGATTTACCGATCAAAGCCATCTTGCCCGCCACTTTAAGCGTCAGTTGGGGGTGACTCCTAGCCAGTTTCGCTAA
- a CDS encoding class I SAM-dependent methyltransferase, whose protein sequence is MWNHNVHYHSYLLHQIPKRVYRALDIGCGLGLFAWKLAERSASVDALDVDSAVLAEAAILNPAPNISYLKADFLAVELPQANYDVIVSIATLHHMEIEAALEKMKSLLRPSGKLLILGLYQEKTLIDYAYSAVSIPLNFVFLKWHRASIVELTTVAPTRPAWLSLKQIRKVAAVVLPGFHLQRHLFWRYSLIWQKP, encoded by the coding sequence ATGTGGAATCATAATGTTCATTACCATAGCTATCTGTTGCACCAAATTCCCAAACGGGTCTACCGCGCCTTGGATATAGGTTGTGGGTTGGGTCTTTTTGCGTGGAAACTGGCGGAGCGTTCTGCGAGTGTGGATGCACTGGATGTTGATAGTGCAGTCTTAGCAGAAGCAGCAATCCTTAATCCTGCTCCTAATATTTCTTACCTGAAGGCTGACTTTCTAGCAGTCGAGTTGCCGCAAGCGAATTACGATGTAATTGTGTCGATCGCTACGCTACACCACATGGAGATAGAAGCAGCTTTGGAGAAGATGAAGTCACTCCTGCGCCCTTCTGGAAAACTGCTGATTCTTGGACTTTATCAAGAGAAAACCCTAATCGATTACGCTTATAGTGCCGTTTCAATTCCGCTCAACTTTGTGTTTTTGAAATGGCATCGAGCCTCAATTGTAGAACTGACTACAGTTGCACCGACTCGCCCTGCTTGGTTGTCATTGAAACAGATTAGAAAGGTCGCAGCCGTTGTTCTTCCTGGCTTCCATCTCCAGCGGCATCTGTTCTGGCGATATTCACTGATTTGGCAAAAACCTTAG
- a CDS encoding HXXEE domain-containing protein, translated as MSREYILWIATISYGLHMLEEYMYDWRGWVGKVLQLPVEWNEFYLVNAFVIILGVSCAAIGWRKPEMALSFPAFMLVNATLFHIVPVLLTQIFSPGLFTAVILFLPVAVWAYYGAWKDKVLTIRSAAISGVLGFLMMFFPIVLQVTRRLPFFVQ; from the coding sequence ATGTCTCGTGAATATATCTTGTGGATAGCTACAATTTCCTACGGACTCCATATGCTTGAAGAGTATATGTACGACTGGCGAGGTTGGGTAGGGAAGGTGCTACAGTTGCCTGTCGAGTGGAACGAATTTTATTTAGTCAACGCTTTCGTCATCATTCTAGGGGTATCCTGCGCTGCTATCGGCTGGCGCAAGCCAGAGATGGCACTGTCTTTTCCAGCTTTTATGTTAGTCAATGCCACTCTGTTCCATATTGTTCCAGTTCTATTGACGCAGATTTTTTCGCCAGGGCTATTCACTGCCGTTATTCTATTTCTCCCAGTCGCGGTCTGGGCTTACTACGGAGCCTGGAAGGATAAGGTATTGACGATTAGAAGTGCAGCAATATCTGGAGTACTCGGATTTTTAATGATGTTCTTCCCCATCGTCTTGCAAGTCACTAGAAGACTTCCTTTCTTTGTTCAGTAA
- a CDS encoding M48 family metallopeptidase, which produces MTSSHIRKFVITTLGVSSSVLLNLNTPGVTQALTTFSSLSTTTNLSTSTPLVQPKNNNLQWVYSVAERVIRANGLDDYPWRFQISDEYDPNAYADELNKIVIYKGLLDQIHGDDAALAFIISHELAHHTQRHFAQQEEAETNLKEKLLKEAKSEIVQEWRKSNTPLSPATKDVIKQRIIIQKKQEFERTMQALSRQHEFQADEIGYTYMVKAGYEIDAGLRVLNLFLRLPSDYTENSSHPPTQQRINALKQVMNKYLWFSLWIEGNERLKNNPQSLKLDISEDGVSLRINSRFVSR; this is translated from the coding sequence ATGACATCCTCACACATTCGCAAATTTGTTATCACTACATTAGGTGTTAGCAGCAGTGTTTTACTAAACCTTAACACACCAGGAGTCACACAAGCACTAACTACATTTTCATCACTTTCAACTACTACAAATTTATCAACTTCCACTCCACTAGTACAACCGAAAAATAATAATCTGCAATGGGTTTACAGCGTAGCAGAAAGAGTAATTCGTGCTAATGGACTTGATGACTATCCCTGGCGCTTTCAAATTAGTGATGAATATGATCCCAATGCATACGCAGATGAGTTAAACAAAATTGTAATTTACAAAGGCTTGTTAGACCAAATACATGGTGATGATGCAGCTTTAGCTTTTATTATCAGTCATGAATTAGCTCACCATACTCAACGCCATTTTGCACAGCAAGAAGAAGCAGAAACTAATTTAAAAGAGAAATTACTCAAAGAAGCAAAGTCAGAGATTGTACAGGAATGGAGAAAATCGAACACTCCCCTATCACCCGCTACTAAAGATGTAATCAAACAACGAATTATTATTCAGAAAAAACAAGAATTTGAGCGCACCATGCAAGCATTAAGTCGCCAGCATGAATTTCAAGCAGACGAAATCGGTTACACCTATATGGTTAAGGCTGGCTATGAGATAGATGCAGGTCTGCGAGTCTTGAATCTGTTTTTGCGTTTACCTTCTGACTATACAGAAAATAGTAGTCATCCACCAACACAACAACGAATTAATGCACTTAAACAAGTGATGAATAAATATTTGTGGTTTTCTTTGTGGATAGAAGGCAATGAGCGATTAAAAAATAATCCTCAATCACTAAAATTAGATATATCAGAAGATGGAGTATCTTTGCGAATAAACTCCAGATTTGTCTCACGATAA
- a CDS encoding alpha/beta fold hydrolase — protein MTQIINSNTVDFDRQFQHQTAEVNGVRIHYVMGGKGEAVVLLHGFPQTWYEWHKVMPALAEKYTVIAPDLRGLGESSCPAPDYQAQSVAEDIHQLVQKLDFKQINLVAHDIAGAAAYSYAVQYPQEILRLVFMETLVPGFNADTTGQTGNYWHMGFHMTPDLPEQLITGKEHEYLTFFIRNFAHRQDMISEEEISKYVNAYSAPGALHAAFEYYRVMPKDAEQNKRDFKTKLKMPILALGGEKSLRDLPLTSLQLVAEDVRGGSIPHCGHWLATECPDDFTQQLLTFFSDKN, from the coding sequence ATGACGCAAATAATAAACAGCAATACGGTAGATTTCGATCGACAATTCCAGCATCAGACGGCTGAGGTCAACGGCGTTCGCATTCATTATGTTATGGGTGGCAAAGGCGAAGCGGTAGTACTTTTACATGGTTTTCCGCAGACTTGGTATGAGTGGCATAAAGTGATGCCCGCCCTTGCTGAAAAGTATACGGTCATTGCACCAGATCTGCGTGGTCTTGGCGAGTCTTCTTGTCCTGCACCGGATTACCAAGCGCAAAGCGTTGCTGAAGACATTCATCAATTGGTTCAAAAACTTGACTTCAAACAAATCAATCTCGTTGCCCATGATATTGCAGGCGCAGCAGCTTATTCTTACGCCGTACAGTATCCACAAGAAATTCTTCGGCTAGTTTTTATGGAGACTCTGGTTCCTGGCTTTAATGCCGACACAACTGGGCAAACAGGCAATTACTGGCACATGGGTTTTCATATGACACCAGATTTACCCGAACAGCTGATTACAGGTAAAGAGCATGAGTATTTAACTTTTTTTATCAGAAATTTCGCTCACCGCCAAGATATGATTTCCGAAGAAGAAATTAGCAAATACGTTAATGCTTATTCTGCACCTGGTGCATTGCACGCAGCTTTTGAATATTACCGTGTTATGCCAAAAGATGCCGAACAAAATAAACGAGACTTTAAGACAAAACTTAAAATGCCAATTCTCGCTTTAGGAGGAGAGAAGAGTTTGCGAGATTTACCGTTAACATCTTTACAGTTGGTTGCTGAAGACGTGCGTGGCGGCTCGATCCCGCATTGTGGTCATTGGTTAGCTACGGAATGTCCAGATGACTTTACTCAACAACTATTAACTTTTTTCTCAGACAAGAATTAA
- a CDS encoding antibiotic biosynthesis monooxygenase family protein — MLKHVELDPTFALEQQYADTSDKPTILVNIFDVDLRDHDAFKKAWAEDAAFFARQPGYISTQLHQGIGNSRMFLNYAVFENTAAFAATNRQPEFGPLRGVYPDSATAHPHLFRRVHIPLICVGERD, encoded by the coding sequence ATGCTTAAACACGTCGAACTCGACCCGACCTTTGCGCTCGAACAGCAATACGCGGACACATCCGACAAGCCCACCATCCTGGTCAACATCTTCGATGTCGATCTCAGGGATCATGATGCGTTCAAGAAGGCTTGGGCGGAGGATGCCGCCTTCTTCGCCCGGCAGCCGGGATACATCTCCACGCAGCTGCACCAAGGTATCGGCAACAGCCGGATGTTCCTCAACTATGCCGTGTTCGAGAACACTGCGGCGTTCGCGGCGACCAATAGACAGCCTGAGTTCGGGCCGTTGCGCGGGGTCTATCCCGATAGCGCCACAGCCCATCCGCACCTGTTCAGACGGGTTCACATCCCGCTAATCTGTGTCGGGGAAAGGGACTGA